A region from the Palaemon carinicauda isolate YSFRI2023 chromosome 16, ASM3689809v2, whole genome shotgun sequence genome encodes:
- the LOC137655043 gene encoding lysoplasmalogenase TMEM86B-like, translating to MSPPWFHLVPFLATVTASFIWFVPKSKPSIFSMVCKCLPVIHLVIYLFYMDGWSHYENKLVLVALILSALGDAFLVCPKPFGGLTGVIAFGLAQIVFSCAFGFRSVSWYIGLILYIIVFIVFGVIVVLESIPPHYFRAVPVFILYGILIATMLWRAIDRFHLEEELLLERRICTLLGAIIFVVSDLSIIFLQGAEYVPQPYSKFVTISTYYTAQLLITLGASQRFWELEDPFKK from the exons ATGTCGCCCCCTTGGTTCCATTTGGTGCCATTCCTGGCCACAGTGACGGCGTCCTTCATCTGGTTCGTGCCAAAATCCAAACCTTCCATCTTCTCCATGGTGTGCAAGTGCTTACCTGTCATTCACCTCGTAATATACCTCTTTTATATGGACGGGTGGTCGCACTATGAAAATAAACTGGTGCTTGTGGCACTGATTCTGTCTGCGCTTGGTGATGCATTTTTG GTGTGCCCGAAACCATTTGGGGGGCTAACAGGCGTCATTGCGTTTGGGTTAGCCCAGATAGTATTCAGCTGTGCATTTGGGTTTCGTTCTGTGAGCTGGTACATCGGCCTCATCCTTTACATTATTGTTTTCATAGTATTCGGAGTAATTGTCGTTTTGGAGTCGATTCCACCACATTACTTCCGAGCCGTTCCTGTCTTCATTCTGTACGGCATTTTGATTGCCACCATGCTGTGGAGAGCAATTGATAG ATTTCACTTGGAGGAAGAATTGCTCCTGGAGAGACGAATCTGCACGTTGCTGGGTGCCATCATTTTCGTTGTGTCGGACCTGAGCATCATCTTCCTGCAAGGGGCGGAGTATGTGCCACAGCCGTACTCAAAGTTTGTCACCATCTCAACATATTACACTGCACAACTCCTTATCACTCTTGGTGCCAGCCAGAGATTCTGGGAGCTTGAAGACCCCTTCAAAAAGTAG